One segment of Brassica napus cultivar Da-Ae chromosome C3, Da-Ae, whole genome shotgun sequence DNA contains the following:
- the LOC125582950 gene encoding uncharacterized protein LOC125582950 encodes MADEVDRRLNAALDEAIDEYFEDSYNNIVENQTKKQNKRAYVERNREEGRNRLWKDYFCDDPTFPAHLFRRRFRMNKKVFMRIVDRLSENIPFFQQKRDAIGRLGLSPLQKCTASLRMLAYGCAADAVDEYLRLGESTTLSCLSNFTEGVIQWFGAEYLRRPTPDDLQRLLDIGEIRGRAPRVQYVVNGHQYDLAYYLTDGIYPKWSTFIQSISLPQGPKAELFAKVQEATRKDVERAFGVLQARFAIVKNLAILWDKRQIGMVMRTCIILHNMIVENERDGYTQFDTSAFEEGDSSRSSQVDMSYSTDMPSNLGNMLGVIDEVLEDHLHIQTS; translated from the exons ATGGCAGATGAAGTCGATCGAAGATTAAATGCGGCTTTGGATGAGGCTATCGATGAATATTTTGAAGATAGCTACAATAACATTGTGGAGAACCAAACAAAGAAACAGAACAAACGTGCATACGTCGAACGAAACCGCGAGGAGGGCCGTAACCGTCTATGGAAAGACTACTTCTGTGATGATCCGACATTTCCGGCTCATTTATTCAGACGGCGTTTCCGCATGAACAAGAAAGTATTCATGCGTATTGTCGATCGCCTATCTGAAAATATTCCATTCTTTCAACAAAAAAGGGATGCTATCGGAAGGTTAGGTCTATCTCCGCTACAAAAGTGTACGGCATCTCTTCGTATGCTTGCTTATGGTTGTGCGGCTGACGCtgttgacgaatatctccgacttggtgaaagCACAACACTTTCGTGTTTAAGCAATTTCACTGAAGGCGTAATACAGTGGTTTGGAGCTGAGTATCTACGAAGACCCACCCCAGAcgatcttcaacgactactcgatattggagagatacGCG gtcgagctccaAGGGTACAGTACGTGGTCAACGGACACCAGTATGATTTGGCGTACTACCTCACCGACGGCATATATCCgaaatggtcaacatttatccaatcaatCTCACTccctcaaggtcctaaagccgAGTTATTTGCTAAAGTTCAAGAAGCAACCAGAAAAGATGTGGAacgtgcttttggagtattgcaagctcgatttgcaaTAGTGAAAAACCTGGCTATTTTGTGGGACAAGAGACAAATAGGGATGGTTATGCGAACTTGTATCATactgcacaatatgatagtagaaaatGAACGGGATGGCTATACTCAGTTTGATACATCTGCGTTTGAAGAAGGAGACTCGAGTAGGAGTTCACAGGTGGATATGTCATATTCTACCGATATGCCTTCAAATCTCGGTAATATGCTTGGC GTTATTGATGAAGTTTTGGAGGACCACCTTCATATCCAGACCTCGTGA